In a genomic window of Anser cygnoides isolate HZ-2024a breed goose chromosome 28, Taihu_goose_T2T_genome, whole genome shotgun sequence:
- the LOC136787195 gene encoding olfactory receptor 14C36-like, protein MSNNSSITEFLLLAFADTRELQLLHFALFLGIYLAALLGNGLILTAVACDHRLHTPMCFFLLNLALLDVGCISTTLPKAMANSLWDTRAISYAGCVAQVFLFVFLISAEYFLLTVMAYDRYVAICKPLHYGSLLGSRACAQMAAAAWGSGVLHALLLTANTFSLPFCQGNAVEQFFCEIPQILKLSCSDSYLREVGLLTFSGFVFWGCFVFILFSYLQIFRAVLRMPSEQGQHKAFSTCLPHLVVVSVFISTAAFAGFKSPSISSPSLDLVITVLYSVMPPAVNPLIYSMRNQELKNAIWNVLLQIFFSNREVPISLPK, encoded by the coding sequence ATGTCCAACaacagctccatcaccgagtttctcctgctggcattcgcagacacgcgggagctgcagctcctgcacttcgcgctcttcctgggcatctacctggctgccctcctgggcaacggcctcatcctcaccgccgtagcctgcgaccaccgcctccacacccccatgtgcttcttcctcctcaacctcgccctcctcgacgtgggctgcatctccaccactctccccaaagccatggccaattccctctgggacaccagggccatctcctatgcaggatgtgttgcacaggtctttctgtttgtctttttgatatcagcagagtattttcttctcactgtcatggcctatgaccgctacgttgccatctgcaagcccctgcactacgggagcctcctgggcagcagagcttgtgcccagatggcagcagctgcctggggcagtggggttctccatgctctgctgctcactgccaatacattttccctgcccttctgccaaggcaatgctgtggagcagttcttctgtgaaatcccccagatcctcaagctctcctgctctgactcctacctcagggaagttgggcttCTCACATTTagtggttttgtattttgggggtgttttgttttcattcttttttcctatttgcagatcttcagggccgtgctgaggatgccctctgagcagggacagcacaaagccttctccacgtgcctccctcacctggttGTGGTCTCCGTTTTTATAAGCACTGCTGCATTTGCCGGCTTCAAGTCCCCTTCCATCTCCTCACCATCTCTGGATCTAGTGATTACAGTTTTGTACTCAGTGATgcccccagcagtgaaccctctcatctacagcatgaggaaccaggagctaAAGAATGCCATTTGGAATGTgttattacaaatatttttcagtaatcgTGAAGTTCCCATCTCTCTCCCAAAGTGA